A single genomic interval of Mycobacteriales bacterium harbors:
- a CDS encoding OmpW family outer membrane protein, whose amino-acid sequence MKVTTYALALGAALALAGTAQAQDFQVKEKGLLMLNVRATAISPTADDAITTAAGAPTGLHVDVKDDYKPSLGLSYFLTDHVAVEVIATTSQHTIKAQGPGTDVTVHKTWVLPPVVSLQYHFAPTAKVSPYVGAGVNYMLFHSGKDQNGFKVKLDDGFGYALQAGVDVAVKGPWSANVDVKKVFFETDAKINGGALKSKVKLDPWVLSVGFGYKF is encoded by the coding sequence ATGAAAGTCACCACCTACGCCCTGGCCCTTGGCGCGGCGCTCGCCCTGGCCGGAACCGCCCAGGCCCAGGACTTCCAGGTCAAGGAAAAGGGTCTCCTGATGCTGAACGTCCGCGCCACGGCGATCTCGCCGACGGCCGACGACGCCATCACCACCGCCGCCGGCGCGCCCACCGGCCTGCACGTCGATGTCAAGGACGACTACAAGCCGTCGCTGGGCCTGTCCTACTTCCTCACCGACCACGTCGCGGTCGAGGTGATCGCCACCACCAGCCAGCACACCATCAAGGCGCAGGGGCCAGGAACCGACGTCACCGTGCACAAGACCTGGGTCCTGCCGCCGGTGGTCTCGCTGCAGTATCATTTCGCACCGACCGCCAAGGTCAGCCCCTATGTGGGCGCCGGCGTGAACTACATGCTGTTCCACAGCGGCAAGGATCAGAACGGCTTCAAGGTGAAGCTGGACGACGGCTTCGGCTACGCCCTGCAGGCCGGCGTCGATGTCGCCGTCAAGGGACCGTGGAGCGCCAACGTCGACGTCAAGAAGGTGTTCTTCGAGACCGACGCCAAGATCAATGGCGGCGCGCTGAAGTCCAAGGTGAAGCTTGACCCCTGGGTGCTCTCGGTGGGCTTCGGCTACAAGTTCTAG